The genomic window ATACGGCCCCTCCTCGGGATCGTGCTTCACGTAATCCGGGATCGTCATCCACTCGCCGCCGCGCAGGAAGGCGAGCAGGTCCTCATCCTCGGCGCGGCGCTTGGCGTCGAACTCGGCACGCGTCTGCACCGGCTCGGGCATCGGGATCGCGCGGTTGCGATGTTCCTCGATCTTCAGGAACGCCACCTGCCGCTGATATTCGCGCTCGCCGATCACCTGCACCTCGTCCGGCGTATAAGGCAGCAGCAACACGTTCTTGAGATACCAGGCGTAATTCTCCCGCCCCACGCCGCCATGTGCGGGGAGTGTGGCCTCGATCCCCTCCAGCCACGCCTTGAACGACGCGGCCGCCGCCTGCGCGCGCTTCGCCGGCGCGGCGAGCGCCGGCTGCACCTTCGCCGCCTGGGCGGCGAATTGCCCATAGACGTTCACCTCGACCTGCTTCTGCACGATGCCCAGCCGCGCAAGATCGCCGCGCGTATCGGTCAGGTTCACCCGCGCCTGCCGCAGCGCCTCGGGCACGGCATTGAGCTGCGCCGCCAGCGCCGCCGCCTTGTCCGCCGCGATCGGCAGCTTGGGGAGCGCGATCGCGCCGTGCATCTTGGGGCCGAAGCCGAGATTGGTGGTGGAGTAGAAGGCCGGATCGCGCGTCCACGGCTGCATCACGCGATACTGGAAATCCATGCCGTTCATCTCGGCTCGCACGACCATCGCGTCGACCCGCTGCGCGATCGTCCAGCCGCGCTGGTCGATCGCCGAAAGCCGCGCCTGAAACCGCTTCAGCCCAGCCTGCTGCCGCGCGATGGCGGCGGGGGAATAATCGGGCACGCCGTTGACCATCGCCGGCGGCACAAAGGCGCGGAACTCGGCATAGAGGCTGACGAGCTGGTCGTACCCCGCCGGCGCGGTCTGCGCGGCCGCGACCGACGCGGCCGATGAGAGAACCGGCGCGGCAAGCAGCACGGCGGCAAATCGAAGCGTCCTGGTCATCGTCATCCCCCTCATCGTCATGCCGGGGAAGGAGCGCGGCGGCCAACCTCCCCAATCGTCACCCCGGACTTGATCCGGGGTCCAACCCTCACCGAGCGCTGCCCGCAATGATCATCCGAAACGCCCGCCGCACCATGGACCCCCGATCAAGTCCGGGGTGACGAAGGACAGATCACAAGCCGTTGAAGAACCGCGCCATCCGCTCCATCGCCTCGGCGATCCGCGCCTCGGACTCCGATCCGAAGCACACCCGCAAATGCCCCTCGCCGCCCGGCCCGTAGAAGCTGCCCGACTCGACCACCACATGCGCTTCGTTGAGGATCGCCGTGGCCAGCTCCTGTGAGCTGCGGCCCGTGCCGGTGATGTCGGGAAAGGCGTAGATCGTCCCCTGCGGCTCGGCGCAGGTCACGCCGGGCATCTGGTTCAGCGCCTGGACGACGATGTCGCGCTTGCGACGATCGGCTTCGACCATCGCCAGCATCGGCTCCTGCGGCCCTTCCACTGCCGCCCGCGCACCTTCCTGGACGAAGACGTTGACATGGGTCACATCCGTCACCGCGATGCGCTGGATCGCCGGCATCAGCGCGGCGTCCGCCGTCAGATAGCCGATCCGCCACCCGTCCATCGAATAGGCCTTGGTGAAGGCGAAGCAGGTGATCGTCCGTTCGCGCATCCCCGGCAGGCTGGCGATGCTGACATGCTCGGCACCGCCATAGGTGATATATTCATACACCTCGTCGGACAGGACCAGCAGGTCGTGCGCGATCGCCAGGTCCGCGACATGCTGCAGCTCCTCGCGGCTATACACCCGCCCGGTCGGATTGGCCGGGTTGATCAGCACGATCATCCGCGTGGCCGGCGTGATCTTCGCCGCGATCGCCGCCTTGTCGATCGCATAGCCCTTCGCCTTGTCGAGGCTGGCGACCACTACCTTGCCGCCGGCCAGCTCGGTCTTGGCGATATGCTGCGGGTAATAAGGATCGAGCAGGATCACCTCGTCACCCGGATCGATCGCCGCCATGAATGCCGCGAACGAGCCATGCGTCAGCCCGTTGGTGACCAGGATCTCGTCGACGCCATAATCGAGCTTGTTGAAGTCGGTCAGCTTGCGCGCCAGCGCCTGGCGGAACGACAGCGTGCCCTTGAACTCGCCGTAATGGACGATCCCCGAGTCGAGCGCCGCCTTGGTCGCGTCCTTGATGTGCGCTGGCGTATCGGCGTGCGGGCGGCCGAATTCCAGGTGGATGAGGTCCACCCCGCTCGCCTCCAGCTTGGCCGCCTCGTCGAACATGCCGAAGCTTTTCTTGGAGCCTGTCGCAAGGCGCTGTGCCGGCCATTTCATCTGCTGACGCTCCCAACCATGATTGCGTGATATCGGATATTTCAAGCTTGATATTTTAGGCTTGAAACGTTTTCAAGTGCGCATAGGATCATGAGGCTTCGGTTCGCCGGGAGGGAAACACGCCAATGAAGATCGCATGCCTCGGCGGCGGACCCGCCGGCCTCTATTTCGCCATTTCGATGAAGCTGCGCGATCCCGCGCATCAGGTCGAGGTGTTCGAGCGCAACCGCGCCGACGACACGTTCGGCTGGGGCGTCGTCTTCTCCGACCAGACGGTCGAAAACCTGATGACCAACGATCCCGTCAGCGGCCGTACGATCGCGGGCGAGTTCACGCATTGGGACGATATCGACGTCCACCTGGGCGGCGAATGCATCCGGTCCACCGGGCATGGCTTCATCGGCATCGGCCGCAAGCGCCTGCTCGCCATCCTGCAGGAACGGGCGCGCGGACTTGGTGTCGTGCTCCACTTCCAGCATGAGGCAAGCCCCGATCTCGCCGACTGGGCCGGTTACGACCTCGTCATCGCCGCCGACGGTGCGAACAGCCGTATCCGCACTGCTTATGCCGAGCATTTCGATCCCGACATCCAGGTGAAGAAGAACAAATTCTTCTGGTTCGGCACCAACAAGGTGTTCGACGCCTTCACCTTCGCCTTCGAACAGACCGAGGCGGGCTGGGTCTGGGCACACGCCTATCGCTTCGACGACAATCTCTCGACCTTCATTGTCGAGATGGCGCCCGAGACCTGGGCCGGGCTCGGGCTCGATCGCATGGATCAGCCCGCGGCGATCGCCTTGTGCGAACAGATCTTCGCCAAATATCTGGGCGGCCACCCGCTCATGTCCAACGCCACGCACCTGCCGGGGCCGCAGGCATGGCTCAACTTCCGGCGCATCATCACCGGCCGCTGGTCGCACGACAAGATCGTCCTGCTCGGCGACGCGGCGCACACCGCGCATTTCTCGATCGGCTCGGGCACCAAGCTCGCGCTGGAGGATGCGATCAAGCTTGCCGAGGTGTTGAACCGCCCCGGCCTCGACCGCGCGTCGGCGCTCGCGGAATATCAGGCGGAACGCAGCGTCGAGGTGCTGAAGCTCCAGAACAGCGCGCGCAACTCGACCGAATGGTTCGAGACGCTCGATCGCTACCTCCCCTTTCCGCCGATCCAGTTCGCTTATTCGCTCCTCACCCGCTCGCAGCGCGTCAGTCATGAGAATCTCCGGCTGCGCGACAAGGCCTGGCTGGAGGGGGTCGAGCGCTGGTTCCAGGCGCAGGCGCCCGGGGCAAGCGGCCGCAATGCCGCTGCGCCGCCGATGTTCGCGCCCTATCGACTGCGCGACCTTCGGCTGGAAAACCGCATCGTCGTCTCGCCCATGGCGATGTACAGCGCGGTGGACGGCACGCCGACCGACTTCCACCTCGTTCACTACGGCACGCGCGCGCAGGGCGGTGCCGGCCTCGTCTATACCGAAATGACCTGCGTCTCGCCCGACGGCCGCATCACCCCCGGATGCCCGGGCATGTATGCGCCCGATCATGTCGCGTCTTGGCGGCGCATCACCGACTTCGTTCACGCCAACACCGCCGCGAAGATGTGCCTCCAGCTCGGCCATTCCGGCGCCAAGGGCTCCACGAAGATCGGCTGGGAAGGCATGGACGCGCCGCTCGATGCCGGCAACTGGCCGCTGATCGCCGCCTCCGACGTGCCGTGGAGCGACACCAGCCAGGCGCCGCGCCCGATGACCCGCGCCGACATGGACATGGTCCGCGACCAGTTCGTCGCCGCCACGCGAATGGCGATCGATGCCGGCTTCGACATGGTCGAGATGCACGCCGCGCACGGCTATCTCCTGTCCAGCTTCATCACCCCGCTGCAGAACACGCGCACCGACGATTATGGCGGCAGCCTCGAAAACCGTCTGCGCTTCCCGCTCGAGGTATTCGCCGCCATGCGCGCCGCCTGGCCGGCCGATCGCCCGATGTCGGTGCGCATCTCCGCCACCGACTGGATGGGCGATGCCGGCGTCACCCCCGACGAAGCGGTGCGGATCGCCGAGGCCTTCCGCGACGTGGGCGCCGACCTCATCGACGTCTCCGCCGGCCAGACCTGGGCCGCTGGGCAGCCGGTCTATGGCCGCATGTTCCAGACGCCCTTCGCCGACCAGGTGCGCAACGAGGCGCGCGTCTCGACCATGGCGGTCGGCAACATCTTCGAGACCGATCACGCCAATTCGATCCTTGCCGCCGGCCGCGCCGATCTGGTCGCGATCGGCCGCCCGCACATGATCGATCCGATGTGGACGCTGCGCGCCGCCG from Sphingomonas sp. OV641 includes these protein-coding regions:
- a CDS encoding DUF885 family protein, with translation MTRTLRFAAVLLAAPVLSSAASVAAAQTAPAGYDQLVSLYAEFRAFVPPAMVNGVPDYSPAAIARQQAGLKRFQARLSAIDQRGWTIAQRVDAMVVRAEMNGMDFQYRVMQPWTRDPAFYSTTNLGFGPKMHGAIALPKLPIAADKAAALAAQLNAVPEALRQARVNLTDTRGDLARLGIVQKQVEVNVYGQFAAQAAKVQPALAAPAKRAQAAAASFKAWLEGIEATLPAHGGVGRENYAWYLKNVLLLPYTPDEVQVIGEREYQRQVAFLKIEEHRNRAIPMPEPVQTRAEFDAKRRAEDEDLLAFLRGGEWMTIPDYVKHDPEEGPYQFPFEKDPSRPGLFDKPLNLHFFFQSEFRDGRPLRAHNLPGHGFDGLQAARDTRPIRGAQRLFFVNGLRNEGWSFYLEEFILQAGMLADRPKTREMDYILGAKRAARILPELKMQANEWTWAEANASLVSRTPKWMKPGDAVAQFDIELYLRQPGYGIGYYMGKVELEKLMADVAVAEGERFDIKAFHDRFRAAGSIPISLIRWEMTGKDDEVKALLGE
- a CDS encoding pyridoxal phosphate-dependent aminotransferase, coding for MKWPAQRLATGSKKSFGMFDEAAKLEASGVDLIHLEFGRPHADTPAHIKDATKAALDSGIVHYGEFKGTLSFRQALARKLTDFNKLDYGVDEILVTNGLTHGSFAAFMAAIDPGDEVILLDPYYPQHIAKTELAGGKVVVASLDKAKGYAIDKAAIAAKITPATRMIVLINPANPTGRVYSREELQHVADLAIAHDLLVLSDEVYEYITYGGAEHVSIASLPGMRERTITCFAFTKAYSMDGWRIGYLTADAALMPAIQRIAVTDVTHVNVFVQEGARAAVEGPQEPMLAMVEADRRKRDIVVQALNQMPGVTCAEPQGTIYAFPDITGTGRSSQELATAILNEAHVVVESGSFYGPGGEGHLRVCFGSESEARIAEAMERMARFFNGL
- a CDS encoding bifunctional salicylyl-CoA 5-hydroxylase/oxidoreductase, giving the protein MKIACLGGGPAGLYFAISMKLRDPAHQVEVFERNRADDTFGWGVVFSDQTVENLMTNDPVSGRTIAGEFTHWDDIDVHLGGECIRSTGHGFIGIGRKRLLAILQERARGLGVVLHFQHEASPDLADWAGYDLVIAADGANSRIRTAYAEHFDPDIQVKKNKFFWFGTNKVFDAFTFAFEQTEAGWVWAHAYRFDDNLSTFIVEMAPETWAGLGLDRMDQPAAIALCEQIFAKYLGGHPLMSNATHLPGPQAWLNFRRIITGRWSHDKIVLLGDAAHTAHFSIGSGTKLALEDAIKLAEVLNRPGLDRASALAEYQAERSVEVLKLQNSARNSTEWFETLDRYLPFPPIQFAYSLLTRSQRVSHENLRLRDKAWLEGVERWFQAQAPGASGRNAAAPPMFAPYRLRDLRLENRIVVSPMAMYSAVDGTPTDFHLVHYGTRAQGGAGLVYTEMTCVSPDGRITPGCPGMYAPDHVASWRRITDFVHANTAAKMCLQLGHSGAKGSTKIGWEGMDAPLDAGNWPLIAASDVPWSDTSQAPRPMTRADMDMVRDQFVAATRMAIDAGFDMVEMHAAHGYLLSSFITPLQNTRTDDYGGSLENRLRFPLEVFAAMRAAWPADRPMSVRISATDWMGDAGVTPDEAVRIAEAFRDVGADLIDVSAGQTWAAGQPVYGRMFQTPFADQVRNEARVSTMAVGNIFETDHANSILAAGRADLVAIGRPHMIDPMWTLRAAAAHEYRGVAVPPQYLGGMSQLARNMKRAAEQEAALRG